A genomic region of Metopolophium dirhodum isolate CAU chromosome 1, ASM1992520v1, whole genome shotgun sequence contains the following coding sequences:
- the LOC132944681 gene encoding uncharacterized protein LOC132944681 — protein sequence MDQINNQTKYIIGLFEEEKKYSVIPISWLKNSKEGYLNCSWPNARRVTAMSIMKGGKPTSKWTTHPVKLIEEFGSYEAAAAKEIKIFISSGGESQSDSEPEEPNNSQEEDYNASSSSDDEEVLTIKRKQSTYVPSKKLKQNIPDSVPDNNTACIVSSAMNTLIDLNTADFVGTSYNNGLRSVLNSNPTMQFADISSILIDDDFNHMTPADKQVTEEANLMKLKNISGTSTTNNNDVCELNLTSELGSFELEFLKNKMDQILHTTDIYFTRLDKKLDAIMDYIKINPNSSVQPTLDTHFLGLFPLNDVESLINFDEFLKTDENSTKLINLIKSIGGSGTKHFVKRVLNKLFSNKLATLCSWTGQKNNHRLVDHQIIKIMKKISHELYQNDENIFEIYVKDWFRHGAQRLKKETTTDSTSKTQRN from the exons ATGGATCAAATTAACAATCAAACAAAG tatataataggGTTgtttgaagaagaaaaaaaatattctgtaatACCTATCAGTTGGTTGAAAAATTCCAAAGAAGGATATTTGAACTGTTCATGGCCTAATGCTCGGCGTGTTACGGCCATGTCAATAATGAAAGGTGGTAAACCTACCTCTAAATGGACCACCCATCCTGTTAAACTAATAGAAgaatttg GTTCATACGAAGCAGCTGCCGcaaaggaaataaaaatatttatatcatcagGCGGTGAGTCACAAAGTGATTCCGAACCAGAAGAACCCAACAATTCTCAAGAAGAAGATTATAATGCTA gTTCCAGTAGTGATGATGAAGaagttttaactattaaaagAAAACAATCAACTTATGtaccaagtaaaaaattaaaacaaaatattccagATTCTGTTCCAGATAATAATACTGCTTGTATTGTATCCT CTGCTATGAATACATTAATTGATTTGAACACTGCAGATTTTGTTGGGACTAgttataataatggtttacgTT ctgttttaaattcaaatccCACAATGCAGTTTGCTGACATTTCTTCTATATTAATTGATGATGATTTTAATCATATGACACCTGCAG ataaacaAGTAACTGAAGAAGCAaacttaatgaaattaaaaaacatttccg GTACAAGTACTACAAACAATAATGATGTTTGTGAATTAAATCTTACATCgg agTTGGGCAGTTTTGAGTTggaatttcttaaaaataaaatggatcAAATACTTCATACAACAGACATTTACTTTACAagacttgataaaaaattagaTGCTATTATGgactatatcaaaataaatccaaattcAAGTGTGCAACCTACATTAGATACACATTTTTTGGGATTATTTCCTTTGAATGATGTAGAGTCTCTTataaattttgatgaatttttaaaaactgacgAAAACTCTACTAAATTG attaatttaattaaatctattGGTGGCTCTGGtacaaaacattttgttaaaagagtactcaataaattattttccaataaaTTGGCCACACTCTGTTCTTGGACAGGACAAAAAAATAACCATCGCCTTGTTGAccaccaaattataaaaatcatgaaaa aaatttcacATGAACTTTACCAAAAtgatgaaaacatatttgaaatttatgtaAAGGATTGGTTCAGGCATGGGGCTCAGcgtttaaaaaaagaaactactacag atTCCACGTCGAAAACGcaaagaaattga